The genomic segment aaaaaaatgtgaaatacaaattaccaaaatacttcAGGATTCTATTAGTAATTCACGAGTCGAATCGAACATAAAATGCCCTCCTTTTAATACTTTAAAACTTTATGTTTAAAAAGGAAATCAGATCAAAAGTTAAATGGATTCCATCTTCGATTGCAACAAAAACCATAAAGTGCTTAACACTTTGTCCTTGCTTTATCCAATAAGAGCTTTTTAAGTACAGCTTTCTGACAGAAATTCGAAATTCAAAGAAATTGATTTCTTTATCTGAATCAACAACTTCTCAAGAAAGAATCAAAAGCAAATTCAGTtctcaattcaatcaattaaaacatcaatttttttcaatattttaaaattttattttaattaataaatatatataattagctTAAATATACATTAGGAgtgtacttttttattttataagcattcttaaaaaattatcatgtatCTCAAAAAATTGTTatgtatttctttttctttttaatatttattttttaatattataatctATCTCTATAAGAAAAAATTATCAATCTCTTATCTTACTTCTATACCAAGTATTTTCTCATTAATTTAATGGTATTAGTTTTTGTATTAACAGTATAAAGTTAAATCTCATTAagtacctaaattttgaaataaaataaaatatataaaattccaatttaatttagttttttttgcCAATTCATATATATCCTCTTAAATGATTAGACCAATTCCGTGGAAGGAAAAAGACAAAGGCAACAAGCATCTATAAATGcttatgataaatttatttagCTGAAAATCAAGAGCCGAGCCATGATGCAGCATGAAGATCGTACTGCCTGGCTACTCATGCATATGTATACATTATTACTACTACTACGTTGTTCCAACTTTAAGTACCCCATGTTTGAGACATATATGGCTCTCCCAAATATCTTCCACAAATATGAAAGAACTTTatacaagcaaaaaaaaaagaaaaaaaattaaatatactcaTATCAAATACATATTCGTATCTGACACTCATAAATAAAGCCCGAGTAACATTATTGGGCACCATTCTCACCAAAAATAGAATACAGAAATGAACAGTCCCAATGGAACATCAAAAGAGGTAAAGTTGGATACTACATTTACTTGCCAGGAAATGGAGACCGTATTTGTTCTCTTTGTCCAAATAGAAACTTATCCTTTGGAGATGATGTCTTCCGCAGCATCTCTGCATTACACAATTTGGTTGTTAGGCATCTCAAAGGGATTAACTATCTTACTGCATATGAACTTTTAACTAAACATGGAACAAATAAAATGTCATTTTAGCCAAAAGAACAGCAGGCTTCCATTCTTTAACCATTTATGCACGTGAAATATGCCTGTATCGTATCCCCACCATGCATGATGCAAAGAATTGAGAAGCTTAATTCAGTTTCAAGTTccaataacatatttttatataagctTGGAAGAAATTGAGATAACGAGATGAAAATCACAACATGCCTCGCTTTCTCTCAAGCTCTTGGTCAAGCTCTTCCTTCCATCTCCTTTGTCTCTCAGAAAAGCTCATGCTGCAGTTTTATTAGTAAGATTAGAGAAtaggaaataatttttttgtatgcAAGGATAAACTAAAGCAGACCGCAAAGAAGCATTAACAAACCTCGGACTAATTATATCCTGCCCTTTCCATTCCTCAACAGACGGTGGCTGAATTTCTTGTAAAGTCCGGTCATGAACAACTGCAGTATTTGACAAATGATTCATACGACTCTTTGAGCTAACCATGTTGGCAGCATCAGCAACTGCTGAGAGTCTTCTGCTAGGCAGCCACTTAGGTGACCTACTTTTAGGAGGTAAGCTCAAAATATTTTCACCATTTGCAGTTCCAACAGAAGGTGGAAGACTACCATTCAATGTGTTGTAGAACTGTTCATACAGAGGAGATTGCAGCTTCTTCAGTTCCAGAGCCTGGTGAAATGATAATACACAATAGCTTCTATCATACAAGTCTTCGTGGAAAAAATATGATCCTGTCAATCATCCATAAAAGAtcattgaatttgaaaaataaaccaCACCTTTTCATCCAGGAAGGCTCTAATTTTTGACTCTGTaacttcttcatcatcatcacctGTTGGAGGTCCGCAGAGAAAAGTGAAGCCATTCTCCTCCTTACCAGACATTCCAGGAGTGCTAGCAGCTTCCATTGTTTCATCCAAAGACAAGTTTACTCCACTTCGGCTTAGCTCAGAACTTTGATCTAATTTGGGTGGCCAGTCTTCAGTGGGTTCACACATGGGATTGAAACTctgatgaaaataaataattaagcaatttaatttgaGCTGATTATAAACATCTGACGAGAATGGGGACTTCCAAGAACAGATGATTACTTTATTCAAGTCAGCAGATGATAAAACAGAGGAGAACTTTACAGAATAATTAAATTCTAGATCATCTTTGTCATCTATCTCACACATGCTATTGTCACAATTGCTTCCCCTCCAATAGGCTCCTGGTTCTGAGAATTTCCCAAGAAATGCTGTAGAGCAACTCACACTACCCATTTCACAAACGTCCTTTAAACCCGTGCAGGTTGACCTGATCTCCGAATTTATTCTGTGACGTCAATATGGTTATTAGCATTAAGTTCAACCTATATATAGGAAAAATCAATAAACATAGTCCCTGAAATTTGGACACATACGAGCTTCTCAGGTTCACCCCAGATGCCATCTCCAGATTTTCAGGTTCCTGATAGATTGATCAAGAAAGGTCAaaagaataaaagataaaataataaagctAATGCAATCAGAGTTACCCTAATTGATCTACGAAGCACCGCATGAGGTTCCTGATAGTCCCCAGTGACAAAAGGGTGCTGCATTTATTAAGATGAAGATGTTAAATTACAAGTGAACAGAATACTATATATGTGGTCATATCCATGGCTAAATGCATGTACTGTAACAGGTATGACAATCTATGAGATGTTCAGGCAAAAACTGGTCAGTGATTTCAAATTACCTGAAGCAAGTCTGATGCACTAGGTCTCAGTCCTGGTTCCCTGGCACCAAAAATAATGGTTGATTagaacaaaattgaaatttttataaaaaataagctCTCGCAAATTATGTATGATTCAACTATTTTATTGGCTTTTTTAGAAAACAGAGAACTGATAAAGAAAACATGAAACTCTAACAcgacaagaaaaataaatatcaagAATGTACTTCTGTAGGCATTTTAACAAAAGGTCTTTAGCCTCAGGGGAGAGATGCTCAGGGATGGGTGGATGAGATTTAGTTGTCCCAATATGAAAGAGAGCAGCAACCTGAAAGAAACACCAGTTCAGTCTTTAAACTAAGGGGAAAAAATCAAGCGAATTCCAGCCTAGAATTGGATTATTCTTATAAATcatatttatggtgattttctagcAGCTTCCGGTATATACCTCCTGATACTGTTGGCTCCAAGGGGGCTTTCCAGTAGCCATCTCAATCACAGTACAGCCAACACTCCAAATATCGGCAGAGCTAGGAAATAGAAGACCAAAATAGATAAGCTCCTAATATCAGATAGCAAGGATTACAAGCATGAAATTTTAGTTCAGGGCAAGCAAGTGTATATGCTGCACAACTATAAATCTTAGGTTCGGAGATTCTTGTAATGATATATATTGTAAGCTGCTTCTACAGTTTATACATTTTTGTTTTGAGaatgaaataattttgcaatacaTGAAAAGGATTCCAGCAGCTGATCTGAAAATCTCAAAGGAAACTTTCTAGGAGAAACACAAAGGAACCATGATTATATATGTCTCCAGTCTCGAGacaagtttgaaaaagttttatcATAAGCATGAAGTTTAATGATTTGCTTACAAGCTATGCCCAGTTTGGAGAATAACTTCAGGAGCCATCCAATAAGGAGTTCCCTTCATTGACTTGGCTCCATTTATTGTAGCCTGAAAAAACAGAAAGCCGTCActctaaatgaataatttttagTGCATGGacggaaaagaaagaaaattagtttttttacCAACTCGACAACTTTTTTGGATGCACCAAAGTCTGCAAGTTTGATACAACCCTTGTTATCCACAAGAATGTTTGCTCCCTGCATAAAAAGCACAACACCAAAATCAAACGGATGCGAGCGAAAATGCAACAGTTTTTTCAATGAGAAAAAATGAAGTACCTTGATGTCTCTATGCACGATTCTATTTTTGTGAAGATATTCCAGTCCCAACAAAAGTTGTTTAGTGTACATTCTTATAACCTGTTTTTGCGCAATTTAGCGAGTAAAACAAAATTATCACGGTCTTGTGGAAAAGGGGAAACACTAAACATTCTAAAACTTAATCACAAAACAATAGCTTACAGATTCGGGGAAAGATCCAAACTTCCCCAAAAGTGAGGAAATGGATCCACCTGGTACAAACTCCAATAGAATATTCAACGAATCGTCCTCTCTTGCGGTGCCCAAATATCTCTAACAAACACAAAATAGTGAGTTATAGTTTATAAATTACCCAcatcaaaatttaaatagaattaCAGAAATCACACTTACAACAATGTTTGGATGTGACAGATTCTGTAGAAGCTTCACTTCTTCTTCGAGCTCTCTAATATGAGCCTACCCATAATCAATTCAATTAACGAAACGAAAATTATCTTATTAAGTGTATAGTGTTAAACACACTTTCAGATGATCTTGTAAAAGATTTCCTTTCATACCTGTGTTTTCTCCTTTGAAGCATTTGCCGCTATCAAAACCTTCATCaacaaaaatataatgaaaattaaatattaaaaaaagaaaaagaaaaagaagaaaagcaaAAACATCACTCTCTCAATTGACAGCAACTCACCTGTTTAACAGCTAGTAACTCGCCGGAGTCAAGATTCATCCCCATGTAAACCCGACCAAAGGCGCCACAACCAATCAACTCGCCCTTCCGCCACCGGATCGTAGCGTCCCTTTTCTTAACAGAAGGAAGAGCGGGTGGAGCAGGTGGCTTAGCGAACAAGCCGATTCGCGATCTGCGAATGCTGGCGCCGATCTTCTCAACAAAGCCTCCAAGTCCTCCACCGGCATCGTCGCTGGAGGTTGAAGACCTAAAGACAAAGGACCGGCGAACCGATCCAACAAGCTCCTGCATTTAGAGTACAAAAATCTTCTTTCTTCAGATCCGTTTGCTTAAAGATTTGGAGGTGTTAGGGTTTGAGATGGAGAAGGGACGGtgaagaaaatttgaaaggaGAGGGAAACTTTTTTGCtttctattttttgaaaaaataaagaaatgggaAAAAAATGATGGGTGTCGTCGTCTCGGGTTCAACTCTTTCAAAGATTAAATTTTCAAATCTTTAGGCTTAATggctttttttatatttatttatttttaaaaatgttagtGACCGTTACATTCGGTGGTAGTTGAGGAAAGTCGGAGAGTGggacttttattttgattaatttcattTCCCTTCCATTTTGAatctgttttattattatttattaaatacttagggcacgtttggttcgctgtattggattagaggtgtaatggattagaggtgtattggaatagaggtgtaatagcaaatcaactgtttggttgaatgtaatggaatagaggcgtaatagtaatcttgtgtttggttgaatggaatagaggtgtaatagcataatggaaaaaactaaaatgactagaatacccttagcataaatttgttttggtaaatgattattgttattgttatttaaattttaataagattattaatatcaataataaataatttaatcatatttaaacataattattattaaatatattataattaaaatatataatttaataaaattcttaataatcaatattcttatatgaatttactcaaatcataatatatgatactataaaatataaattaacataattattattaaatatattataattaaaatatataatttaataaaattcttaataatcaatattcttatatgaatttactcaaatcataatatatgatactataatttactcaaattcttatatgaatttaataaaagatcatttgaaataattaatattaaaattaacatgtaactgtttgttactcattctttgtttcttattctttttgttttgatCATGTATCAATCATTTAAACCAAATGCTTGGTTGTATTGGACAGtgttttattactttataaatgCATGATTTTATATACACAAATACATATGTATAGGAAAATTATCTGAATGaatgtttaatatttattatcaGCAAAACTTAGTATATACACACATAAATTAAGGTAAGATAATTAACTCGATATCTAGCTTGAGCAGCTCGAGTTTGTCTAAAAAATacatcaaaactttttattttgaagctTATAAACTTAAACAGCTTAAGTGTCTTATTTTTCATTATGCTATAAAGggaatataaataaataccagAATTTTGATACGAAAAATTGCAGCAAGCAAAGCAATATCCTGCTATTAAACTCactataaaatatgtaatatagcAAACAAAGATCTCTCAACtgatctttaatctttttaatcatttgtaaataaaagaaaaaattacaaaaaagaacAACCTGCAGAATGTTTGATgacaaaaactaacaaaaatccaTGATTCAATATCAAATTCAAGATGCATTCTCCTTTTTCAGCTTAGCAAGTTCTTGCTTGATGACTCCAGGCCTCTGCAAAACCGTATTACAGCTCGTCAAGCTTCGATTGAAGTTTTGAGGAAGTGCTTTCAAGAAAAGAACTCTGGTATAAAACGGGTAGACACAATAGGGGGTGTATCGGAAACTGACCTTGATCTTAGCCAACATAAGCTTGAACCTATCAAAGTCGTTGAGAGATGCTCTTCTCTTCTGGACAATCAACTTTCTACCCCACGAGCTACTTTCCCATTTGTTCTTAACATCTGTAAGTTAACATAAGAGTGATAAGAAAgaaaacatatcttcaagaaacAACATTACAAATGCTGGTGAAAGCTGTCGTCGTCCTTACCAGCCTTCTCCATAGCTTCGAACCTTGGCATCCTCATCCTTATGAACAACTTATGAAAATTGTTGTAAATGCCATAGCATTTATGAGTTCCTTATGAACAGATTTACAACAAGTATTACTCTTATGACCAAGAATTGGAAACCACTCTCAGTTAATCTTGGAGCTTCTTTATCTCTGTAGAAATAGACATAAATACATCATGACACCAATCGTGAGATATAGAACCCTCAATATCTATTGCATAAAAGAAATGAAGCTAAAGTTCATGGCATGATATAACACCTCTGACGCAAAAGACCACGCTGAAAAATTCTCATCATGGAAGAGCTGAAGCTCGTTGATTTTTCAGCTTGTCCTGAACTTATAAGTTGCAGCAAGAAACACTGCTTAACAAAGCTGAAGTAAGAAGCAGCTCAAACATAAAAACTAAACAGTTGagcaaattcaaaactaattgcATGATTCCGCATCACATACACTACCATTAAGAACATAAATTATGCCAATGACAGTTCTAACTTTTTCCCTATAAACATACTCATGCATATACAGTATCTCACAAAGGTtctctaaaaaatatttattggatGGGCAAAAGCGGATAATAAGTTCTAATCCTTCCGattaaatttagaaaacttaGCAAAGAAAAAGCCTTTTGACTGATATTTATTTGACCAAGGGCAATCAATACCATTAAACCATTTATGTCTAATATATTGCAATGTAAGAAAATCTATACCCCAGCATGAAAAGCtgcattaaatttaaatatttgataagtgaatgGCCAGTAAGACCAAATTTGAGAGGTATGTCCCAGAACAGAAggtgaaaaaagagagaaaaaactgACAAAACATAAGGTAACCTATTAATCGTATTGCAAGGCAACCTGGAAAACCAATGGTATGAGATGaatgaagaaacaaaacagaaaatacTATATGGTTTGTACTCACTCTCAAATTTGATTAGAACAGCCATTATCCACCAGTGATATCTTGAACTAAAGTAGCTCAGAAGACTACCAAACGAAGATGACAATGACAATAGAAACAAAGAATATAAAGGTAATAAAAGACATTCATGCTCGACACATTGTAACGCTGGAAAACCAAATACAGCACAAAGAAGCACTAATTAGGAAATGGAATCGCATTCCcccttttttagaaaagaaaaatgaataagatTCCTTAAACTCGTTTACAGTACAGAAACAAATTGAAGAAACAGATCTTCAACCCACAAgcattatattttcttaaaagcacaaaaataattttccattctTCTTTAACAGAATCATTTCTGCAATTCCAAACATTACAACCACAAATTTATATCACATGCACAAAATCATTAAATTGTACCTGGTGCAACATTTTTATACTTGCTGCTCCACATGTATACATTAGAAATGTTCGACAACCTCCACATATGAGTTGAGCCATTTCCATCCCTGCATGCTTATTTACAAACTTGGTGATCAAGCCATAATAATTTGATTCAACTTATTTACATATCGAAACACAAGGAATATTACTGACCACCCcatgtttaatttttctttcacttaaattttcttatttctctaaTAAATTCTAGATAACAACACCATAATTAGCATTAACAGATGGTTTCGAACTATCTATCAACAAAGGAAACCgacatgaaaaaggaaaaagaagattcATCAATTGAATGCCGAAATAAGAGAACTTCCCaaccaaataaaaagaaaagaaaaatacctGCGTGAGTGATTTGGTGTTAGAAAATTGATGGAGGTGAGAGAAGAAGAGAGTCGTGGTGAGGCTCTCACAATTGCAACAATCCTTCCAGTCGTTGCATAATTACTGTCCAAATCAAATACCCAGAATCAATACTTTATCACTCTATCCTTaacattaacaaaatataaacagATAAAAGAGTactgaaaaagagagaaagaggtgAAAGTAGCCATAGATTTGAGCGAAACAAAACAGCAGCCTTGAGAAGAGAAGATATGCGACGGACAAAGCTAAggaaaattagaaataaaagatgaagaaCGGAAGAAGTAGAAGGAGGAAAGTTACCTggatgaagaaggagaagaagatgaagaacgcAATAAGGAGAatgaggaaaaaataaaaattaccttAAATATCTAGGTCTCCTCTGCAATCAATGGAAAAAAAGGGAAACGTAGAGATGGTTGGAAAGAAAGTTACAGAAGCAGAAGATGAAGCTGAgggcaaaaattgaaaaagaaaatcaaaacagaAACGTAATAGCTAATCTTTGTTTTTGGAAGGGATTAGAAATCGGCGCTGAAGCAGAGAAAATGCCGAATCCGTCCGCAACGTAATAAGCCTGTATTACggcaatacagcgaaccaaacgctgTATTCAGTGGGGCCACCGATTCggggtgtaatggattagccattacacccaaccaaacaaacCCTTAGTTTTCTTCCTTATGTATGAGtttgaatatatgtgttaatCATGTGATTTATTcaagatttttaattaatttagaatttcactaataatttaagtatgaaattaatatataataacatagcaattgatttttaaatcaaattcttttacaaaaatatttatatagaaattttaaatcaattaatagaaagatcaaaattttaataatttgggATTATTGAATTGCGTACTTACATGTTGAAATTCGTTTAAATCAACTTACATCTGTATTCTACAgtaaaaattagattaaagtgGAAATGGAAATTAATTTACcaaaatgttaaatatttttaaatttatgaaaatgtgGATATTAatctattgttttttttaaaaattaatgaaaacacTAATACCATAATTATGCATACCTTGATATTAAagtcaaaattaataattaaaaaaattgtatatttatattttaagaaatGTGAATTATAGAtatcctttttctaaatttagttGATGTAGTGAGGACTGGTTCGGTAactttaaaataacaattttagttAAGTGGGAGAATGTGAGGTGGCAGAAAAATTGCACAATTTGTTAATATTGTCTTAAAATTGaatactaatatttaaatatttagattatagggtttttatttaaaagtaaattttaaaattgtgcaGGAAAACTAGTAAAACCAGAGAGCTGAAATAAGTAGGGTGGTGTGGGTGAAACTCAATTCTTATGGTGATACTTTCTTCACAGTgcacaaataattataaaaataagagGATGATGCATTTCAACGTATTCCAACCTACATCTTTTTATATCGGTAATAATATTGATGCCAACTAAATCAAGACTCAAtcagtaaaaaattataaaaattcattcaACTAATTTTATATCATAATTCAATTGATTTGCACTAATACTTTGAACCCGTATACTACTTAATTTTCGATTTACTTAGTAGAGATCATTCAAGAAGCGAATTGTGCAATCAACTCAAAGACGAAATTGAAACTCTTCACCAGTAGAAGAGATCAGGAATGTTCTTTTAGGTAACCTTTGTAAGTGTTACTAATAGTACACTTTGCTATATATATAGAATCAAAATagtcaaattttgatttaaatgaaTTGATGGTTAAAACTTTTATCATACACCTGTTTAGTACGAATTTAAACTGTATTACCCcatttttatctttaatattgtatctaaaagaaattaaaattgttaaaattttaaataaaactaaaatttaagagcgaaaaaaaagaagaaatgtcACGAATTACCTATTACTCAATTATTTGCCACAATGATCTAATCTTTAACTTAAAACTAAATTTTCtgataaagaaaaccaaaattcTATTAGTTTCTTCGATACAACAAAATTGAAGGGGAATTATATTAGCTAAGATCTCCTATATTAGTTGATAAGTTCCTAATAGTCTATACGTTTCATAAGTTATGCATTGTAGGTTATATTTAGGAGTAATCAAAATTCGATttgattcataaaatttcataaaaaaaattttaaattttgaattaaatagttcgaattattcaagttaattggattaactcgaataaaaaattaatttttccggtttaactcaaatatgaacaattcgagttatccgaaaatctgaataagaaaaggtaaaactacgtcattttgataaatatttaccttTTCTAAACTTAAAAGTCAAAAACATTATGTTAAAtacaaaactacgtcgttttgataaatatttacccattaaattaaaaacaaaaccattatattatttatgtagttaaataattttgtacttcgtctactagttaaataatcggtcaaTGTAAACacaacattaagtataaataataggattcgttaactcgactcgaaatttttttactcgattcgattcgaaaaaatttcaaattgagttcggttactaaaataaaattcgtcaactcgactaactcgaaattttttaacTCAACTCGattgaatgctcacccctagttctatttattttctattttcttatattatatttttcaattgggAGGAATTTACTTACATTTCTATAAAATTGaagtgattttatatttttttatgatttttatactattaatattttaatgactcaaCCGTTGAACTATCAAGATATTTGTAAGTattatgtatgttaatttttGAATAAATCCTATATCTCTACCTTATTGATCTAACGAGTGGGAACtataatgaaaacttttaaaatgaGAACCATCCGAACCAAAATGATCTTAGCCATtagatcaaaataaattattctaagccttaaattttgtatttatattaccTTATTAAAATAGAACCAGCAACACCCAGTCTTTGTTTAGAATATTTTTTTGACAAAGAATTGAAATGGAAAGTAAGAGATTAGAGTTATTACGATTAATCGATTTAGATATTAGgtatttgtttttcttgattGAAACAATTTGTCAACCATTTTAttcttaaaaatgatatttttttcttGACTGATTTTAAGTACTCAATTTTTACTCAACCAAAAAAATCCCAAACCTTTTTAGAATGAAATGGGcaaccaaaatttcaataaaaaatagatatttaataCACAAATTAATTAATCTCAATAACCCTAACCTcttacttttcattttattttatttttaaaaaaattaaatctgaaAGCAAAgattatcaatttttttaccttgataatttaattacatagtaaaaagaaaaaaaaaagagagagtgaaaaTTTGAGTGttgttgattttatttaaataaagtaaaataaataaaaaaatctaagcatagtttattttgatttaatggcTAAGATTATTTTAGTTATcataattcacatttaaaaaGTTATCAATATAATTGTCACCGTATTTGACAATCGAAACTTtttcttacaaaaaaaaaaatgaatggttgaaaaattttaatttatgctacatgaataaaacatatattttaagtattaaattattaaaatattaacaaaaaaaatatttttacatccatataaataaactttttttttcttttaatttcaaattccTAACATTCAAGAAAATTTCTTGATATTTCAACTTAAATTCCCTAAGTGatttgaaaaagaagaagaaaaaaacccaCAAGATTTGATCGACGAAATCTATAGTTGCTAGATTTCCTAATCAATTAACTCAAagggataaaataaaataaaataaaataaagtaaaaggcATCTCTTTGGTTCGGAGTGAGAAAAAAAAGACTGAACAGAAAATTGATTCATGCTTGAACGATTTTTAGTAAAGCGGATGtttaaacaatttttattttacaaattaaaatattgaaattactCGAATTAaactgatttttatttttatttaatttataattaatttttataaggtaaaaataaatattttatatttaaaatactatataaaatttattgttcaaaaatattttataaaagataAGATAAATTACACCATTAGTTACTAAACTATatgtaagtttttattttggtcacttaactaaaataattacaatttggtcattaa from the Gossypium hirsutum isolate 1008001.06 chromosome D09, Gossypium_hirsutum_v2.1, whole genome shotgun sequence genome contains:
- the LOC107891967 gene encoding mitogen-activated protein kinase kinase kinase NPK1 isoform X2, translated to MQELVGSVRRSFVFRSSTSSDDAGGGLGGFVEKIGASIRRSRIGLFAKPPAPPALPSVKKRDATIRWRKGELIGCGAFGRVYMGMNLDSGELLAVKQVLIAANASKEKTQAHIRELEEEVKLLQNLSHPNIVRYLGTAREDDSLNILLEFVPGGSISSLLGKFGSFPESVIRMYTKQLLLGLEYLHKNRIVHRDIKGANILVDNKGCIKLADFGASKKVVELATINGAKSMKGTPYWMAPEVILQTGHSFSADIWSVGCTVIEMATGKPPWSQQYQEVAALFHIGTTKSHPPIPEHLSPEAKDLLLKCLQKEPGLRPSASDLLQHPFVTGDYQEPHAVLRRSIREPENLEMASGVNLRSSINSEIRSTCTGLKDVCEMGSVSCSTAFLGKFSEPGAYWRGSNCDNSMCEIDDKDDLEFNYSSFNPMCEPTEDWPPKLDQSSELSRSGVNLSLDETMEAASTPGMSGKEENGFTFLCGPPTGDDDEEVTESKIRAFLDEKALELKKLQSPLYEQFYNTLNGSLPPSVGTANGENILSLPPKSRSPKWLPSRRLSAVADAANMVSSKSRMNHLSNTAVVHDRTLQEIQPPSVEEWKGQDIISPSMSFSERQRRWKEELDQELERKREMLRKTSSPKDKFLFGQREQIRSPFPGK
- the LOC107891967 gene encoding mitogen-activated protein kinase kinase kinase NPK1 isoform X1, coding for MQELVGSVRRSFVFRSSTSSDDAGGGLGGFVEKIGASIRRSRIGLFAKPPAPPALPSVKKRDATIRWRKGELIGCGAFGRVYMGMNLDSGELLAVKQVLIAANASKEKTQAHIRELEEEVKLLQNLSHPNIVRYLGTAREDDSLNILLEFVPGGSISSLLGKFGSFPESVIRMYTKQLLLGLEYLHKNRIVHRDIKGANILVDNKGCIKLADFGASKKVVELATINGAKSMKGTPYWMAPEVILQTGHSFSADIWSVGCTVIEMATGKPPWSQQYQEVAALFHIGTTKSHPPIPEHLSPEAKDLLLKCLQKEPGLRPSASDLLQHPFVTGDYQEPHAVLRRSIREPENLEMASGVNLRSSINSEIRSTCTGLKDVCEMGSVSCSTAFLGKFSEPGAYWRGSNCDNSMCEIDDKDDLEFNYSVKFSSVLSSADLNKSFNPMCEPTEDWPPKLDQSSELSRSGVNLSLDETMEAASTPGMSGKEENGFTFLCGPPTGDDDEEVTESKIRAFLDEKALELKKLQSPLYEQFYNTLNGSLPPSVGTANGENILSLPPKSRSPKWLPSRRLSAVADAANMVSSKSRMNHLSNTAVVHDRTLQEIQPPSVEEWKGQDIISPSMSFSERQRRWKEELDQELERKREMLRKTSSPKDKFLFGQREQIRSPFPGK